One Desulfobulbus propionicus DSM 2032 DNA segment encodes these proteins:
- a CDS encoding choice-of-anchor L family PEP-CTERM protein, protein MKKLICLATLGLLGVAANAPAMTITAMDSAVNLANALGGAGVTISNVTYTGAFAASGYFTGGAAAGLGIDKGVVLTSGRASYLNGTSNTSDAITGINNLAGDGDLNGLIPGYSTHDATVLEFDFVSEGSTAYFNYAFGSEEYDEWVGSAYNDVFGFFFDGNNNIALIPGTSTPVAINKVNGGSYSTYFNANDPTNGIPTPYAFEYDGFTDMFTASMTGLTAGQTYHIKLAIADAGDWSLDSGVFLQAGSFSKDPVPEPATMLLFGTGLAGLAAAGRRRVQK, encoded by the coding sequence ATGAAGAAACTGATATGCTTGGCAACATTGGGACTGTTAGGTGTCGCGGCGAACGCGCCAGCTATGACCATAACCGCCATGGACAGTGCAGTTAATCTGGCCAACGCGTTGGGGGGGGCAGGCGTTACCATTTCCAATGTAACCTATACTGGTGCATTCGCCGCATCCGGTTATTTTACCGGGGGCGCGGCAGCTGGACTGGGCATTGACAAAGGTGTCGTTCTGACTAGTGGCCGTGCCAGCTATCTGAATGGAACGAGCAACACAAGCGATGCGATCACTGGTATTAACAATTTGGCAGGCGATGGAGATTTGAATGGACTGATTCCGGGATATTCCACCCACGATGCCACGGTACTCGAGTTTGACTTTGTCAGTGAAGGATCAACAGCCTATTTTAACTATGCTTTTGGCTCAGAAGAGTATGACGAGTGGGTTGGCTCTGCATACAATGATGTTTTTGGTTTCTTTTTTGACGGGAACAACAACATTGCCCTGATCCCTGGAACTTCTACCCCTGTTGCCATTAACAAGGTCAATGGAGGGTCGTATTCAACCTATTTCAATGCGAATGACCCGACAAATGGCATTCCGACACCGTATGCCTTCGAATACGACGGATTCACCGATATGTTTACCGCTTCCATGACCGGACTGACTGCGGGCCAGACCTATCATATTAAATTGGCCATCGCCGATGCGGGAGACTGGAGTCTTGACTCCGGTGTATTCCTCCAGGCAGGAAGTTTTTCCAAGGATCCTGTTCCGGAACCCGCTACCATGTTGCTCTTTGGTACCGGTCTTGCTGGCTTGGCCGCTGCTGGTCGGAGGCGAGTACAGAAATAA
- a CDS encoding tetratricopeptide repeat protein → MLTRVITALRPRKFEMTEENVKKLFRQCDSMRLALAATLFLLFVLAAVNARAVPMQSLDATGDAVELSVEVEKDPDSFIDLMKQEFARGNIDSAGYFAEQLVPLRPQEADVHAIYSISLAATGKNAEAREQLNAAKRLGPDTLFTLAAEAIILQREKNYTEAIKKCEQAIALNATHPYPRNILGRVYADMGHHAKALDCFQKAVELKVDFLLGYINLGAVSYLTGDYERSIASFSKAIELNRNAYAAHYGLGVVYETLGKNKEAMQALQKSLELRPGNASALETLGKLQLKEGLIEAALQTGNEMASKNMDGAFVLLGDALLQAGKTDEAIASLKKAPQGGAEVPYLLGYCEMVQGRYEAAERLMEDVLKIDPRHFGAYSARTALKLYLGKPIDPKKELANQWDPAIGKLLHFTAGCLAATEKRWPDALKEFQSSEGMINGYSLAGIDPKTFTAGINEKEGRYLNLGVLYYFKRLFPQSLSEFSKAIEINPRSLLGNYWAAQVCLQKKDRAQAMQFFTSAVQEAPKFFAALYALGELHFMAGKVDAAADYYRQAVNVHKDPGLLIKLGLHAEQTGNNEDAAKYYQEVIDTFPTFFVGYNQLAWLYAKRGVELDTAMRLAQKADELQPGNASILDTIGWIHFQKKKFDAAASHLEKALESNPNNPTILYHLGRTLLAQGKSDAAMGHLRRALELSPKFEGAEDARKLLGKEQ, encoded by the coding sequence ATGCTGACACGGGTGATAACTGCGTTGCGTCCTAGAAAATTTGAGATGACGGAGGAGAATGTGAAGAAATTGTTTCGCCAATGCGATTCGATGCGGCTGGCTCTAGCGGCTACTCTTTTTTTGTTGTTTGTTCTTGCCGCGGTCAACGCCAGGGCTGTTCCCATGCAGTCGTTGGATGCAACCGGGGATGCCGTGGAACTCAGCGTTGAGGTGGAAAAGGATCCGGACAGTTTCATTGACTTGATGAAACAGGAATTCGCACGGGGCAATATCGACAGCGCCGGCTATTTTGCGGAACAATTGGTGCCACTGCGACCGCAAGAGGCAGACGTGCACGCGATCTATAGCATTTCGTTGGCGGCCACCGGCAAGAACGCGGAAGCGCGCGAGCAACTCAACGCCGCGAAACGGCTGGGGCCAGATACTCTTTTCACCCTGGCCGCTGAGGCGATCATCCTCCAGCGGGAAAAAAATTACACTGAGGCGATAAAGAAATGTGAGCAGGCGATAGCCTTAAACGCAACCCACCCCTATCCGCGCAACATCCTGGGAAGAGTGTATGCCGACATGGGACATCATGCAAAAGCACTTGATTGTTTCCAAAAGGCAGTGGAGTTGAAAGTGGATTTTCTTCTCGGGTACATCAATCTCGGTGCTGTGTCCTATCTTACCGGTGATTATGAGCGATCCATCGCCTCGTTTTCCAAAGCCATCGAACTGAACCGCAACGCATACGCCGCCCATTATGGCCTTGGTGTTGTTTATGAAACCTTGGGAAAAAACAAAGAGGCCATGCAGGCCTTGCAAAAAAGCCTGGAATTGCGTCCCGGCAATGCCTCTGCCCTGGAGACATTGGGTAAACTACAGTTGAAGGAAGGGTTGATTGAAGCCGCCTTGCAGACCGGCAATGAAATGGCGAGCAAGAATATGGATGGCGCTTTCGTGCTGCTTGGGGATGCGTTGCTTCAAGCCGGGAAGACGGACGAGGCTATCGCATCGTTGAAAAAAGCACCACAGGGCGGAGCCGAAGTGCCCTATCTGCTTGGTTACTGCGAAATGGTCCAAGGTCGATATGAAGCGGCCGAAAGACTGATGGAAGACGTCTTGAAAATTGATCCCCGCCATTTTGGCGCATACAGCGCCAGAACGGCCTTGAAATTGTATCTTGGGAAACCGATCGATCCCAAAAAGGAGTTGGCCAATCAGTGGGACCCTGCCATCGGGAAACTGCTTCATTTCACCGCCGGATGCCTGGCCGCCACCGAAAAACGGTGGCCGGATGCGCTGAAGGAATTTCAATCCTCTGAAGGGATGATTAACGGATATTCATTGGCAGGGATTGACCCAAAAACCTTCACCGCAGGGATCAATGAAAAGGAAGGACGATATTTGAACCTTGGTGTGCTGTATTATTTCAAAAGGCTCTTTCCCCAGAGCTTGAGCGAATTTTCCAAGGCCATCGAGATCAATCCTCGTTCCCTTCTCGGCAATTATTGGGCGGCTCAAGTCTGTTTGCAGAAGAAAGATCGTGCCCAAGCCATGCAATTTTTCACGAGCGCGGTGCAAGAAGCCCCCAAATTCTTTGCAGCCCTCTATGCGCTCGGCGAATTGCATTTCATGGCTGGAAAAGTTGATGCGGCCGCAGACTATTATCGTCAGGCGGTGAACGTACACAAGGATCCGGGTCTTTTGATCAAACTTGGCCTGCATGCTGAGCAAACCGGCAACAACGAGGATGCGGCAAAATATTATCAGGAAGTCATCGACACCTTTCCGACTTTTTTTGTCGGCTATAATCAACTGGCTTGGTTATACGCCAAGCGGGGCGTTGAGTTGGATACGGCCATGCGCTTGGCACAAAAAGCGGATGAGCTTCAACCAGGCAATGCCAGCATTCTCGATACAATCGGGTGGATCCACTTTCAAAAGAAAAAGTTTGACGCAGCTGCTTCCCACCTCGAGAAAGCTCTCGAAAGCAACCCGAATAATCCAACAATTCTTTATCACCTAGGACGCACTCTCCTGGCTCAGGGGAAGAGCGATGCCGCCATGGGCCATCTGCGTCGCGCTCTTGAGTTGTCACCGAAGTTTGAGGGGGCAGAGGACGCGCGAAAATTGCTGGGGAAGGAGCAATAA
- a CDS encoding VWA domain-containing protein, which translates to MLGKKWLFLAVAAMMAVFASSALADTSVSWVSPSNGSSYVEGTVLGASQPDGAITGQAGASGMTGGTGLDLMLVIDVSGSMSGSKLTAVKAAAVALVNSLPNNTTQVGIVKYSSSANMVEMLQDLTSNKSDLIATINGLSASGSTATGTAIQVATAELLSSRAIAGHAKMEVVLSDGEYNVGIDPKIAAAQAHAQGITVHTVGVQLYGTGYTSMQQTAVAGGGIFTNVNNLNDLVALFSGTGGNLVGLDHVDIQLADGSWKYDIATDGLGNFILPDQVIALGANTFTAHAYGTDGTSASAVLTLYGTPNAVPEPTTMLLFGVGLAGLVGLSRARKA; encoded by the coding sequence ATGTTAGGGAAAAAATGGTTGTTTTTGGCTGTGGCGGCAATGATGGCTGTATTCGCGAGTTCGGCTCTGGCGGACACCTCGGTTTCGTGGGTATCGCCGTCGAATGGGTCTTCCTATGTTGAGGGCACGGTTCTCGGTGCATCGCAACCCGACGGCGCCATTACCGGTCAGGCCGGCGCCAGCGGTATGACCGGCGGTACCGGTTTGGACCTGATGTTGGTCATTGATGTTTCCGGAAGTATGTCTGGCTCAAAACTCACTGCTGTGAAAGCGGCTGCGGTTGCCTTGGTCAACTCTCTCCCTAACAACACAACGCAAGTTGGCATTGTGAAATATAGTTCCAGTGCAAATATGGTTGAGATGCTTCAGGATTTGACGAGCAATAAATCAGATTTGATTGCAACGATCAACGGGTTGTCTGCAAGTGGATCAACAGCGACTGGGACCGCAATTCAAGTTGCTACAGCTGAGTTGCTTTCTTCACGTGCCATTGCTGGCCATGCTAAAATGGAGGTCGTGTTGAGTGATGGTGAGTACAATGTGGGCATCGACCCTAAGATTGCTGCAGCACAGGCACACGCGCAAGGGATTACCGTGCATACCGTAGGTGTTCAATTATACGGTACCGGTTACACGTCTATGCAGCAAACAGCTGTTGCAGGTGGCGGTATTTTTACCAATGTTAACAACCTCAATGACCTTGTGGCACTTTTCAGCGGTACCGGCGGCAATCTGGTCGGTCTTGACCATGTGGATATTCAGCTAGCCGATGGGTCTTGGAAATATGACATCGCCACCGATGGTTTGGGCAACTTCATCCTTCCTGATCAGGTGATTGCCCTCGGAGCCAACACCTTCACCGCCCATGCCTATGGCACGGATGGAACCTCCGCTTCTGCGGTGTTAACCCTTTACGGGACTCCGAATGCCGTTCCCGAGCCCACCACCATGCTGCTGTTCGGCGTTGGCTTGGCCGGTCTGGTTGGTTTGAGCAGAGCAAGAAAGGCATGA